TCCTGAGATCTTGCAGGACTCAGATCATCCAGCGCCTCTTGGACCCTGGAACGAAACCAGGCTTCATAAACCTCAGTGTCAGCGGCCACGGAAATGATCCGCGATACCGTTGTCCAGGAGATTGCCCAGATCCTCGGGTATATCGGTCACATCAAGTGCCACCTGCGATCTGCGGCCAATCGTGAGAGCCTGAAACCGCTCCATCGACATGACCCAAAAGCATGACTTGCGATGCTTAGTGATGGCAACCGGGACGACGGTCGCTGCCTCGAAGAGATCCCCTGTGTTCCGGATCAGATCATCCACTGCAAACTGTCTCATTTTGGGACTCCTCACTACCTGTATGATTCAGAATATACGGATATTCATAATGTTCTGAATGAAGCACTCGCCTGCCCGCTTAACGGACCTTCGCGCAGATCGCAGCTAAGGTGCC
This genomic stretch from Sulfitobacter pacificus harbors:
- a CDS encoding type II toxin-antitoxin system prevent-host-death family antitoxin, with translation MRQFAVDDLIRNTGDLFEAATVVPVAITKHRKSCFWVMSMERFQALTIGRRSQVALDVTDIPEDLGNLLDNGIADHFRGR